The DNA window tttctatGGCAAACCTAACCATACTGAGGTGCTTTGCAGCTTGTGTGCAACAAAGGTGTGTTTAGATAAAAGactatttgaaatattattagGAATAATTACTATAGTATATATTGACGGTATAATGtacatgtgaaataaaaagataattaaaaaaataaaaaaatgtattaaaaatgtatttataattcaaaaaataatttttggacAAGTaattcctatccaaacacacctgCTTCCACACAAATCATTCTTTCACCCTCAAATTAACTTTTCAAAGCAAATTCCAAGGGCAGTTTTTGCATGTCTTACCAAATGCTTgcatttatattatatatattgaaaaattTACCTGGTCCAAAAAATAACCAAACCAAGCCAGATTTTTGTCCATTTGGGGAAAGAGACGACTTCTTAATATTTGGAGCACATTATAGGCAGCAGCAGCCGAGTCGACCCACACCAGAATACTGAAAAACATGGATATCAACAACCTCGTCACTAAAAAATGATCATCAGCAGAGATTATTTGCACATAATATCTGTTGGAAAGAAGGGGGTTGGGGAATGAAAGAACTCACGACAAAGCATTGAGGTCCCTGAAGGAGGCCTTTCTGACTATGGAGTAGAAGAGAAGCTTAGTTTGTGAATCAAAAGCCACCAGACAAGCGGTCAGAACCAGTAAGGACGTCGCAAAGAGCCTAAGAACCAAAGTGTCCATATCTTGCTCACTAAATAGAGCTTggagtatttttttttgtttccttatcTTACTAGGCAGCTGCTTGCGTTCTACCATTTTATAGTACTACTAGTTTTTTGCCCTGACGCTGTGCGTCAGGTAGCTGGGATTTCTTAATTTACTATAATGGGTATTAGTCTGGAAAATTGGAGTGTGAGAGGAGTAATTAATTTACTACAATAGGATTTG is part of the Coffea eugenioides isolate CCC68of chromosome 6, Ceug_1.0, whole genome shotgun sequence genome and encodes:
- the LOC113775720 gene encoding CASP-like protein 2C1 gives rise to the protein MDTLVLRLFATSLLVLTACLVAFDSQTKLLFYSIVRKASFRDLNALSILVWVDSAAAAYNVLQILRSRLFPQMDKNLAWFGYFLDQAVAYLVFAANSAALQGCVFAVSGQSNFGWMKVCDRYTRFCIQIGGALMCGYAACLVMAVISSLSAYGLFRLYSPKHFLQLKHQ